In Coffea arabica cultivar ET-39 chromosome 9e, Coffea Arabica ET-39 HiFi, whole genome shotgun sequence, the genomic window ctaagttAAAATTTCTGGTGTTGAATTGTTATTTTGCTTCAGTGTAAGTACTATAGGTACTTGGCAGATCATATCGATCTACATATCATTTTGAGAAATAGAAAAATCCATTATCAATTTCTGGTGCCCAATTTTGGTGTTTGCGTGTTTGGCCAGTTTTATTGTCCTTGGACATTATAAACTGCACAATCTTACCCCAAAGAAATTGCACCATCTCAAACAAAATGTCTTTTACGATTTATATTCATAAAAGAAGCTGCATGTGTGTAGAAAAAAGCTATGATTTAAGGAAAAGAAACTGAACTTTTTGCTTGAATATTGAAATGATATACATAATACAATTCGCGTCTGATACTTTGAACCAGGGATTATTTATCAATAGAATAAAACGATAAAAGTACATGCCTTCAAAGAAgatgaatttaaatgaacatAATTATTACAACATGATCACAAGTAAAATGTTTCCAAGAAACTATATATGTAATCACTTGCGCTTTGGCACCCCTTCTTTTGATCTAATATCACGAAGCCGCTTCTCCTTTGAAACCGTTTCCGCAAACCTAGATGAAATCATCAAACGCAAGTAAGTTTATTAGAAGTTCAATTGCGAATATTAACGAAACTGCAAATGATTTTGGTGTTGCTATGTCATAATTAAGAGGCTGTAAGAGTTGAAACAATTCTTTCATACTTTTTGAGCGCATCCTCATTTGTACCCTGATTCAGAGGTTCAAAAACTCCAGATTGCAAATTCACCCTCGAAACTGGTTTTTTGAGCAATTTCTCGCCGACTTGCACCAGATTCTCTAAATTTTTCTTAGTTGCGATATCCACAGACGATAGATCCCCAGTTAAAGTGTCATCCTGATCACAATTTTTTGGTAGGCAAACAGAAGacggaaaaaaattaatttttttcatctaATTGTATATTAAATTGTTAGCGCCTAATGAAGGTGAATTGTTACCTGAATGCGTAGGTAATTGGCTTCACATTGGAGGGTTTGAAAGATTGTAGCAAGGTGAAAATCGACCATGTCACTGCTTGCTTCGGTGAAGACGTCTACTAGTGGAGATGAACCACCATTGACTAGCCAAGCCAAAATGCCCCACTTGGCTGCGTTGTCTGCATCATATTTCTGTTCAATTTTTGCTGTACCGGTTCCCAGAGATAGGACAAGAAACCGGTCAAATTCCATAGGCTTCATGGGAGAAAAGTCGGAATTTCCTTTGCTTATCTCCCTGGTCACTTGGTTCATGGCAACCAAAGTCTGAATTAATTAGAGAACACATGATTAATAATTCAGAGGAATTCATAAGAAAGTGCTGGAAGTTAAAAAAGAGTCTCCATGTTGACAAACAAATTTTGATATGGAAAGTACCGGATTATTTGCTGCAACTCCACCATCAACGAGATTGAATTCTCTCTTGCTCCCATCAGAATTTTTGGTTTCAAAATGATGGGCCGGAAGGAAAGTGGGAGCAGCTGAAGTTCCAGTGCATATATCAGAGAGCAGAGCACACCGTCTAGACTTGGCTCATTCTTGATCTGATCACGAATGAAGATTGACACTAATTACTTATGATCCGAAGTAAAAGACAACGAGCTGAAATGAAATAACAAAGGAAGTCTAAAAAGGAATTTAAGGTCTGACTAATTAACACGAACCGCATAGTTAGAGAAAATGGTAGGCTGGAGTAGCTTGATATCAAACGTTGGAATGACAACATTAGTCAATGTTTGGTGCAACTTTGTTTTTCCCACTTTTTGTTGTAGCAAATTATGGAGATACTTGCCATCGTATTTGGGTCCTGATAGAAGCCTAAGTTCTTGTTGAGCTTGACCAAAGAAATTGCTGCTCATTTAATGGTCAAAAAAGAGTCATGTTAAGTACAGCTCCCATGGCATATATCTCATCATGAACTAGCAACTTACTTAAACGGGATCCATTCTAATGAATGGGGTTAGTATAATTATTTACCTCTCTTGGGGGAAGATTTTAGGACAATTTTCAAGATAGAAGTCCTTGATATCTTTGGCAGCATAAAGGGGGCGGTTATTTTCATTAGGGGCAGTTAGCATAGCAGTCACAAGGCCACCAGTGCTTGTTCCGGCAATCACATCGAAGTAGTCAGCAAGTCTTGCATCTTTACCATCCAATTTCTGCGAAAACCCCAAACCAAAGTAATGAAATCCGTCCGTCCCAAAAATAGCTTACACGCTAAAACAACGTAGAAAGAAGACCAATATGGAAATcgtcaattaaaaaaaaaaaaatgcacccATGCGTGGCATCATGATATCAAAGACTTTTTGTAAGGTACCTGAAGCTCAGACTCTAAAAATCCAAGGATTACGCTAGGGATGATTCCTCTGATCCCTCCACCATCAATGCTGAGAATTGTGACGGTGTTTCCGTAAGTTGGAAGCTGCAGAACTGACTTGGCAGTCTTCTCCATCGGTGCTGAATATTAGTCGATCGGGACTGAGCAAAGAAAGTTTTAAGGAataggaagttggaagagaaaataaGAATGACTGAGAGAACTGTTCAGTGCTGATTTCTGCATCAGGTTTGGGTATTTATAGAGTTTGATTCCACATTTCTTGCATGGCTTCCTCAGTCTTTTTCTTTCTCGGCTTCATTAGTCGAATTTTCCCCATTTCCATCCTCATTCTCTTTTTCCAACTTCAACATTTGACTGGACTCTATCATATCAACATCATTTGTTATGccagaaaaattaggaaattaGTACGAAATGAGACTTAATGACTCTGAGCAATAACGTAACTAGTTACCCAATGCATGCATGCCCAGTAAAcaaaagattttttaaagttttctttctttctgacTTCAATTTTTGGGATGGAAGAGAAGTGCCCTTTTTTCTTTCTGACTAGAATTTTCATTCATCTTTATCTTGAGGTGCAAAATGAGACAAAACTATGCATTAGGGCCTTAAAATGTTGTAGGGTTGAATCTTCCATTCAAATCTAAtactattacttttttttttattttttggagagTACAATTTAAATAAAGTACATCAAAACCACATAAGTATTAGATTTTGGGTATGCATAAACGTCGATGAAGGTATATCCACTGAATTCTACCATTTGATTGGCATTAGGATTCTTTTCGTAGTCGGGCAACCTTTTACACCATGACTTTTAATTGTGAAAGAATGTTAGCCAGCatgtatctatatatatatttttcatctCCTCACTTTTAAGATGGTTCCAATTTAGGAGATTCTAAGCTTAACAAGCGGAAAAGGGGAACTTGAGAGTCGAGACATACTTTGCTAccaattaagttggattttagAACTAGAACGCAATACATACCAATTTAAAATAATACAAATTTATCAATTGTGgcaacaaaataaatggattggaagaaaaacaagaaacaatttAGAAAGGAAAATAGAATTTCTTCTTTCGGCCGTCACTGAAAATGATTGCTTCTACAATAAAGATTCTTAATACCGCAATTAATTTTTACTACATTataacttcttcttcttttttgacATAATTATTTGGAATATGCAATGACACACGTGAGTAAGAATAGTCGACAGACGGCGGAGGCGGAGGCGGAGGCGGAGGAAGATGTGGTAACTTGAAAGAAAAGACTCGTAATAGAAAGGAAgaagtgcatttttttttgctatCTTGACTGGAATTTTCATTCAACTTTATCTTGAGGTGCAAAATGGAAAATGGGATCTTAGAATATATTGGAGGATTCAATCTTCGTGGATTCGTGGTCCGGTGCAACTTGTGGTTTCAGGAAACCAATTAATTGCTGCCCAAACTCTTGGGATATTATGGCACTGCTACTTTTCTACGCCAACTAtgggatttttctttttgcgTATATCGTGTGAGTCGATCATCAACCATCATCAGTTGTACTAGTAGTTACCAGATCTACGTAGATCAACGTGTGAGCAAGCCGATGTTGAAAATGCCATCAGGTTCAAATTGACCAAAGGGCCTAGGAATCTTCGGTTTCACACTTTCCTGCGTCGCTCTCTATTCCAACTTTTgttatattattatttctttttcataaacataagttttcagtttttttttgtttttttaatatTCAATAACTAATAACTAGGTAAAAACATAAATACAACAATATcaaaaaaagcaatatataatagaaaattaaaagatacagcaaaaaattcataaaaaatctcgtttttttatgcattttgatgtTTTGAGTTTATTAAAATTTGTGTATTACTCATTTAATAGTTTTTGGATTTTAAGTAAacaaaaatgaactaaaatatgatatttatgaaggagaaatataTAGCAATATaaccaacaaaaaaaagaacaggGAGTGGCACAGAAAGTGGGCTTGAGGATCCGTTGTGGACCACATAGTGGAGTTAACGCAACaacttgaaattttttattaaaaacaaaatgccacaatttgaattttatttccgcgtgtattattaaataaaatgtcaaaattgtcCTTCCAAGTCTAAATGCATTTGGATTTGAAAAAAGCATAGTTTCTATCATTTTCAACAATAATTCTTGCAGAAAAAaacattctcttttttttctttaataaaaacaTCATCATTTCATTAAATTTGTATTAATAACACAAATTACACCAACCATATACAAATACAAACAGATTTGAAGAATGAATATTAAATGCTACAAATCTAAAATATTACACTATAAAACTCCAAAAATACTCCATCAATATCATTTGCCTTGAACAAATGATCGATGACAACAAAATTGCATTGCCTCGTCAATCAATCGGCTATGTGGCTCACTGGTTGATTTGGGAAAATTCTGTGTGACAATAAAACCAAAGATCAATTTTGCCTTCGAGATAAACGATAGCAACGCAGGAAGACTAaggatgcatttgataaaattaaaatctgagaatcgaaatttgaaatctgaattcattaagttattgaattgttaaatactaaatttgatacatttgagtgtatatcacattaaatgataagtgaatagtttatcacttattattgggagcaaattttgtctagaaaattcagtgccatttatttaattcaaatattcaatttttgcTTATCAAACGCGTCTAAACATATTAAAATCTTAATTTATtaagtttaagtgctgaattcTGTTATCAAACAGAGTTTAAATTTATTGCCCAGCAGCCtagctagaaaaaaaaaaatttttttgaacgcAGAAAAATTGTGGCCCGGTCCAATTACAAGGGCTGGTCCAGAGGATAACCCCTCCGCTACATGTGAAGAACAAGATGCGAACACCTGCATGACCCCAAAGGAGTCCGGATAAGCAAACCTTTCAATGGGAAGCATAACAGGCTCGGGCAAGGCACGATTTAGATTGTCGTTGTTCAAATCTTGGTAACATTACAAATTGTGAGGTATAAGCTCTCCCACTGCAATCTTGACAGGAATATATAGGTTTCTTAACAAATGAAGGTTAGGCCACCTTCCTTCCAAAGATTttgaaatttacaattttttttttttgaaaaataaaaaaattaggaTATGTAGTGGAGAAAATTACATTTTGCCACCTCAAAATGTTAACTTCAAATTTTCAAAGGCTATAGGCACATTGTTAACTACATTAATTCTCAATCTCTGATTCTTCCACGGCATATATGCACTCACCGCGCCTGTATTTGCTAGGATGTATATCACTAATTACAAATCTAATTGCCTAAGGGAAAATTAGATTGCTAAAAGCCTAACTTGGAAGTGAGACCGTACAGCCAAATGACTTAAATTAAACAACCACAACCAGGACAATTCAATCCAACTGAGAAATGGACTTTTCTTGTACAGCTTAAGTAGTTTTTAAGATTTGACCAGCACAGCACATGTAGGAGCAAAACCTGCATTGCTTGTAAATGTAGTTTCAGGAACCATTTTAGAAtatagaagtttttttttttttgaaaaaaaaaaaggaaactagAAGCTAATTCCATAAGAAAGCTCAGATTAACAAGTATCTGATATTTTTCATTGTACTCGAAACTTGGAACACAACATATAGCATCAAGCAAACATTAGCTTCCCTCTTTCCGCATCTTAAATCTTATGCCTCCTCTCTActattcaaaaaagaaagagagtaAATGGTCTTAGAGATATGTAAATTGGCCACAACCCACAAGTGCTACTGCTTATAGCACCTTAATTGTGCGTTACATTCGGCGTTTTATTAAGAAGCATAGTCGCCTAATTTGCTTTTTAAGCAATGAAGAACTGATAAAACTCGTACTGCAAAGTGCAAGCTGCACTGACGAATCGACCTCCCCTGGGAGTAAAATCAGGGATCCGTTCCAACATCCCAGCAATGCAACTCTCACAATCAGCTGGAGAAAGGTCCAAGGCACACTGAACCAGTCCATAGATTGTATTCCCTGATTCATCTGCAAGCTTAACGTCTCCTGTAGCAAAGAACGTTTTGGTTGCAGTAGCCTTATCTGTTAGAttgttcacaaacttggttatAGTTTCTACTGGTGCGGAGATGCTTATATTCCGACCTCTAGAAATGTAGTACGTGTCAACTATGTATTTGTGGAAGATATCTCTGTGCGAGTAAATCAGCGAACAAATTTCAGAGAGACCAAccgcgcctttctttaatggaCACTTTTCGAGAATCCTTGCAATTACAGCCCCAACACAGGCTTTGCATTCTGTTCTTGAAATATCACCACGACAGAAAGATCGGCCGTATACCCCGCGACCAGTTTTCGGCTCGCCCACGAATTCAAGAGCGAACCCTGTATCAGGAGTTTTATTCTGAAGATCATTCAAGAGAATGCTCAAGTTCTTGTGGTATTTACTCCTGGCAGGAAAGTGGTTAGAATTTCTGCAGTCAGCTCCAATACGCTTGAGAGGATCGTCTCCCGCCCCCATTTGCACGAAAAGGGCAACAGACAGAATTACAAAGATGGAAATGGTTAATTGTGAGAATGCCATCGCTAGCTGGAAGATGGATTGGAGATTGGAGGAAGTTGTGTTCATTTTAAATATCATTTGCTGCAGTTATATAGTACTCTACTCCTCCtcaacataattttttttttttgttccaaaGTGTTATCCAATTAACATAATTCACATATTTTTTAGTCTTATTGCAGCATTTGTATAGAGCTCAAATAAGTTAAATAATCATCCTTTGGAATACTTTCTCTTTCAATGTTACTCACTTTAGTATTAGGTCCTTGGCTTTTCCTTTCAGCAGGTTGCAAATGTACGCATTACACGTATTTCGGTCCAGAAAAGTATTTGGACAGAAGCCTGAGATTGTCGCCGGCTTTGTATTGCCTTAGAGCTTCATAATTAGAGCTCAGTTGATACTCATTAATGGTTGTCCTGGAGTGGATTAACCGAACAAGCCTGCTTGGCAATTATAACGAGCATTGTGGAGCTCTTCttctacttcttcttcttttttttggttgataTGAAAAATGTAGCATGCACAACCGGAGGGTATCCCTCAATCAATACAAGAAAAGAGCGACAGAATAAACCAATTGACACACTACCACATAAACTGACTATAACAAATTATCCGGATAGCCATTGAACCtttt contains:
- the LOC113710663 gene encoding antimicrobial ginkbilobin-2-like protein produces the protein MAFSQLTISIFVILSVALFVQMGAGDDPLKRIGADCRNSNHFPARSKYHKNLSILLNDLQNKTPDTGFALEFVGEPKTGRGVYGRSFCRGDISRTECKACVGAVIARILEKCPLKKGAVGLSEICSLIYSHRDIFHKYIVDTYYISRGRNISISAPVETITKFVNNLTDKATATKTFFATGDVKLADESGNTIYGLVQCALDLSPADCESCIAGMLERIPDFTPRGGRFVSAACTLQYEFYQFFIA